In a genomic window of Gambusia affinis linkage group LG04, SWU_Gaff_1.0, whole genome shotgun sequence:
- the LOC122829002 gene encoding cytochrome P450 3A40-like: protein MEMDYLDSVINESLRLFPIAARLERVAKASVEINGLVIPKDMVVLVPTWPLHRDPEIWPEPEKFKPERFSKINKKTIDTYTYMPFGLGPRNCIGMRFALVVMKLAVVEILQRYSFSVCRETEVRLQINSAYCSSFRLCEESYG, encoded by the exons ATGGAGATGGATTACTTGGACAGCGTCATCAATGAGTCTCTCCGGTTGTTCCCCATTGCCGCACGTTTGGAGCGTGTGGCCAAAGCATCTGTGGAGATAAATGGCCTTGTGATTCCAAAAGACATGGTTGTCCTGGTCCCCACATGGCCTTTGCACCGGGACCCTGAGATATGGCCAGAACCAGAGAAATTCAAACCTGAGAG ATTCAGCAAGATAAACAAGAAGACCATCGATACATACACATACATGCCTTTTGGGTTAGGACCAAGGAACTGCATTGGGATGAGGTTTGCTCTAGTGGTGATGAAACTGGCAGTGGTGGAGATCCTGCAGCGGTACAGCTTCTCTGTGTGTAGAGAGACTGAGGTGAGATTACAGATTAACTCTGCATATTGCTCCTCCTTCAGGCTTTGTGAGGAATCTTATGGGTAG
- the LOC122829005 gene encoding cytochrome P450 3A56-like produces the protein MGYFLYFSAETWTLLVAFVTLLLVYAYWPYGTFKKLGISGPKPLPFLGTMLHYRRGFFNFDQECYRKYGKIWGIYDGRQPVLCVADPEIIKAILVKEFYSFFTNRRNLHLNGALYDALFNAEDDQWKRIRSVLSPSFTSGKLKEMFEIMKSHSANLIRSMKKKADKGEALELKEFFGSYSMDVVTSTAFSVDIDSLNNPSDPFVTNIKKMLKFDFLNPIFLAVALFPFLGPILEKLEFSFFPKSVTDFFFASLEKIKSNRETSQQKSRVDFLQLMIDSQKNNGLQKDKSLSDHEILSQSMIFIFAGYETSSSSLSFLAYNLATNPEVMRKLQEEIDSTFPNKAPVQYQSLMEMDYLDSVINESLRLFPIAARLERVAKASVEINGLVIPKDMVILVPTWPLHRDPEIWPEPEKFKPERFSKKNKEDIDPYTYMPFGIGPRNCIGMRFALVVMKLAVVEILQRYSFSVCRETEIPFEMDIQGLLAPKRPIQLKLIPRS, from the exons ATGGGTTACTTCTTGTACTTCTCCGCTGAGACATGGACTCTGCTGGTTGCCTTTGTCACACTCCTGCTTGT ATATGCCTACTGGCCTTATGGAACATTCAAGAAATTAGGTATCTCTGGTCCTAAACCTCTCCCATTTTTGGGGACAATGCTGCATTATCGAAGg gGATTCTTCAACTTCGATCAAGAGTGCTATAGGAAATACGGGAAAATATGGGG TATTTACGATGGCCGCCAGCCCGTGTTGTGTGTTGCAGATCCTGAAATTATAAAGGCCATTCTGGTTAAGGAATTCTACTCTTTCTTCACCAACCGCAGA AATTTACATCTGAATGGAGCCCTGTATGATGCCCTGTTCAATGCTGAAGATGACCAATGGAAAAGGATCCGCAGTGTCCTATCTCCGTCCTTCACCTCTGGGAAACTGAAGGAG ATGTTTGAAATCATGAAGAGTCATTCTGCTAACCTGATCCGCAGCATGAAGAAAAAGGCAGATAAGGGAGAAGCATTAGAATTGAAGGA ATTCTTTGGATCGTACAGCATGGACGTTGTAACCAGTACGGCCTTCAGTGTAGATATTGATTCACTGAACAACCCTTCAGACCCATTTGTGACAAACATCAAGAAGATGCtgaagtttgactttttaaaccCCATCTTCCTCGCAGTCG ctttattCCCCTTCCTGGGCCCCATACTTGAAAAGTTAGAATTTTCATTTTTCCCCAAATCTGTGACCGACTTCTTTTTTGCTTCTCTGGAGAAGATTAAGTCAAACCGTGAGACCAGCCAGCAGAAG AGTCGAGTAGATTTTCTCCAACTAATGATTGATTCCCAAAAGAACAATGGGTTGCAGAAGGACAAAA gtttaaGTGACCATGAGATCCTTTCCCAATccatgattttcatttttgctggttatgaaacaagcagcagttctctctctttcttggCTTACAATCTGGCCACGAACCCAGAGGTCATGAGAAAGCTCCAGGAGGAGATTGATTCCACCTTCCCCAACAAG GCTCCTGTTCAGTATCAGTCTCTGATGGAGATGGATTACTTGGACAGCGTCATCAATGAGTCTCTCCGGTTGTTCCCCATTGCCGCACGTTTGGAGCGTGTGGCCAAAGCATCTGTGGAGATAAATGGCCTTGTGATTCCAAAAGACATGGTTATCCTGGTCCCCACATGGCCTTTGCACCGGGACCCTGAGATATGGCCAGAACCAGAGAAATTCAAACCTGAGAG attcagcaagaaaaacaaggagGACATCGATCCATACACATACATGCCTTTTGGGATAGGGCCAAGGAACTGCATTGGGATGAGGTTTGCTCTAGTGGTGATGAAACTGGCAGTGGTGGAGATCCTGCAGCGGTACAGCTTCTCTGTGTGTAGAGAGACTGAG ATCCCATTTGAGATGGATATCCAGGGTTTGCTGGCACCCAAAAGACCCATCCAACTGAAGCTGATCCCTCGCTCCTAA